A segment of the Synechococcus sp. MEDNS5 genome:
CCCAAGACCCACCACATCCGCTGCGATATTGCGTGGAACACCGATGTCGATTAATCGAAGTGAGCTCCGTCTGTTCAGGGTCGCTAGACGCTGGGCATCAATAATCGGATCGTCAGCAGCTGTACTGGTGAAGACCAGAGAACAAGTGCTCAAGCAATGATCGAGATCCTTCAGCGGTCTGCACTGGACAGGAAGGGTCGGGAAATCTGCAGCGAGAGCTTCGGCTCTCGCGACCGTTCGATTCAGCAGGACAACACCGGAAGCACCTTTCGCCTGGAGATGTTGCAGCAGCAGACGGCTCATCCTGCCTGCCCCGACCACGGCGACCTGCTCATCTTCAAGCGTGACAAGTTCGTCGAGACCGCGGGTCTGACCAAGCTTGAGCTGGGCCAATTCAACAGCAGCGGAACTGATTGACACGGCTCCTGTGCCGAGATTCGTTTCCGAGCGGACGCGTTTACCGGTACTGACGGCCTGGGTCAGAAGCCGGTTCAAAATTGGGCCAAGGGACTTGTGCTCCTGGCCGAGACGCATCATTTTCTTGACCTGGGAGAGAATCTGCCCCTCGCCAAGAACCAGACTGTCGAGCCCTGCAGCTACACGCAGCAGATGCGCGACCGCATCTTCGTGGTGGTACGCAAAGAGGTGGGGCTTCAGATCCCCTGTCTGCAGACCGGAGTGACCACTGAGAAACTCCCTTACGGCACTAATCCCCAACTCAGGATTGCGGACAAGCGTGTAAATCTCAAGACGGTTGCAGGTGCTGAGAATCGAAGCCTCCAGCACC
Coding sequences within it:
- a CDS encoding glutamyl-tRNA reductase codes for the protein MHIAVVGLSHRTAPVEVREKLSIPEQTMEESLQNLRGHDQVLEASILSTCNRLEIYTLVRNPELGISAVREFLSGHSGLQTGDLKPHLFAYHHEDAVAHLLRVAAGLDSLVLGEGQILSQVKKMMRLGQEHKSLGPILNRLLTQAVSTGKRVRSETNLGTGAVSISSAAVELAQLKLGQTRGLDELVTLEDEQVAVVGAGRMSRLLLQHLQAKGASGVVLLNRTVARAEALAADFPTLPVQCRPLKDLDHCLSTCSLVFTSTAADDPIIDAQRLATLNRRSSLRLIDIGVPRNIAADVVGLGGVEAHDVDDLKEVVERNQEARQQVAREAQGLLDEEGRQFLEWWDSLEAVPTINRLRSSMESIRSEELMKALSRMGPDFSARERKVVEALSKGIINKILHTPVTALRSPQPRSDRQNALSVVERLFDLQADEDSVQN